One Candidatus Hydrogenedentota bacterium DNA segment encodes these proteins:
- a CDS encoding family 20 glycosylhydrolase, which produces MVSARKTSFTGVFMLAGLCAWCCGAAADSLADDLLPRPRHVEAGDRASGLNWRIAEIRLYTPQPDAGTRLEARLHELSLWKGREAAASIALAQGEAFKICLGAQESVPPAAFEIPDAGREEGYRLTIYESGIQVLAETERGLFYGMMTLDQLVEAAELRGLTALPLLDIVDWPALSMRGPHEDYGRDQLPTMEDHKRSIRTAARYKMNTYCWFIEPDHFVYAFDPAISTEYDRFTFDEIRELVAYARDYYIEVIPVVELLAHMEMTLRHDRYRHLSETGDGGGTLCPTSDESFELVRSMIDEIAPAFGARYFHCGLDESQVVGSGRSAAAIQEKGLEKVYADYYTRVNNTVKAHGQTMIMYADIVLNHPGILELLPKDIVMMFWDYAPREHYEGFDKLKEMGFTTMALSGLWDWNNLYPIYPPAFQNMQALAKQTAELGGMGHFVSSWGDGYRGAAGINLSELNQYGFIYCGTVSWNPDVLALDDYSRAFARSFFGVDSAPFAEALTRLARCQGDDLAHVAWARRLLHDDVRQRVLEMMGQQDGELSFRNNLKAESEAAHAVFSDTHARRNADYLRSVDLSARMLACAADMALAYRRVAQSTAAPPAGTEEVVPLLNELEARHRALWEEYRQVYAATNRPLNLNHIGAAWNRTSDELAALAADVASRAFPPECTKELLASFTFDGSGSEAWKESGSTGMVLQPVADRPQPEIVEGGPSGAGSFLRLPHGAHLEATDQQHVLDVSYCPLLVEAWVRHNGQREQQYGASIFSYGLGGGFRLGINHKGEVLFTLYGIGETAGTHSIVPPDGQWHHVAVNFHDGRYVDSYVDGKFTERLELRGCPGHPATPLIRVGNEIGLVTPFIGDIDRIRVSRGLFNADELDSTPAP; this is translated from the coding sequence ATGGTTTCAGCAAGGAAAACATCGTTCACGGGCGTCTTCATGCTTGCCGGGTTGTGCGCGTGGTGTTGCGGGGCGGCCGCCGATTCTCTGGCCGATGACCTGTTGCCGCGGCCACGGCACGTCGAGGCGGGGGACAGGGCATCGGGCCTGAACTGGCGCATTGCGGAGATTCGGCTGTACACGCCGCAACCGGATGCTGGGACGCGGCTCGAGGCGCGGCTACACGAGTTGTCGCTGTGGAAAGGCCGCGAGGCGGCGGCGTCCATCGCGCTGGCGCAAGGGGAGGCCTTCAAGATTTGCCTCGGCGCACAGGAATCCGTTCCGCCGGCGGCTTTCGAGATTCCGGACGCCGGACGCGAGGAAGGGTACCGGCTCACAATCTATGAATCCGGCATCCAGGTCCTGGCGGAAACCGAGCGCGGTCTCTTCTATGGGATGATGACGCTCGACCAGCTTGTCGAGGCGGCCGAGCTCCGGGGTCTGACGGCGCTGCCGTTGCTGGATATCGTCGACTGGCCGGCCCTGTCCATGCGGGGACCTCACGAGGATTACGGCCGCGACCAATTGCCCACGATGGAGGACCACAAACGGAGCATCCGTACGGCCGCGCGGTACAAGATGAACACGTACTGCTGGTTCATCGAACCGGATCACTTCGTGTATGCGTTCGACCCCGCGATCAGCACGGAATACGATCGGTTCACGTTCGATGAAATCCGCGAACTCGTGGCGTATGCCCGCGACTATTACATCGAGGTCATACCCGTGGTCGAACTTCTCGCGCACATGGAGATGACCTTGCGCCACGACCGGTACCGGCATCTGTCCGAGACGGGCGACGGCGGCGGCACGTTATGCCCAACGTCCGATGAGTCCTTCGAGCTGGTCCGTTCCATGATCGACGAGATCGCCCCCGCTTTCGGCGCGCGGTACTTCCACTGCGGGTTAGACGAAAGCCAGGTCGTCGGCAGCGGCCGCTCCGCCGCAGCCATCCAGGAGAAAGGACTCGAGAAGGTGTATGCGGACTACTATACCCGCGTGAACAACACCGTCAAGGCCCACGGGCAAACCATGATCATGTATGCCGACATCGTGCTGAACCACCCCGGCATCCTCGAACTGCTTCCCAAAGACATCGTCATGATGTTCTGGGACTATGCGCCCCGCGAACACTACGAGGGTTTCGACAAGCTCAAGGAAATGGGGTTCACGACCATGGCCCTATCCGGATTGTGGGACTGGAACAACCTCTACCCCATATACCCGCCCGCGTTTCAGAATATGCAGGCGCTTGCGAAGCAAACGGCCGAACTCGGGGGGATGGGGCATTTTGTGAGCAGTTGGGGCGACGGCTACCGTGGGGCGGCCGGCATCAACCTCAGCGAGCTGAATCAATACGGCTTTATCTACTGCGGAACCGTCTCGTGGAATCCCGATGTGCTCGCCCTCGACGACTATTCCCGCGCGTTTGCCCGAAGCTTCTTCGGCGTCGATTCCGCGCCCTTTGCTGAGGCGCTGACGCGCCTGGCGCGCTGCCAAGGCGACGACCTCGCCCATGTGGCATGGGCGCGCCGCCTGTTGCATGACGATGTCAGACAACGCGTGCTCGAAATGATGGGGCAGCAAGACGGCGAGCTTTCCTTCCGGAATAATCTTAAAGCGGAGTCCGAGGCGGCGCATGCCGTCTTTTCCGACACGCATGCGCGGCGCAACGCCGATTATCTGCGTTCCGTCGATCTGTCCGCGCGTATGCTCGCCTGCGCTGCCGATATGGCCTTGGCGTACCGCCGCGTGGCGCAAAGCACGGCCGCGCCGCCTGCTGGAACCGAGGAGGTCGTGCCGCTATTGAACGAACTCGAGGCGCGGCACCGTGCCCTGTGGGAGGAGTATCGCCAGGTGTATGCGGCCACGAACCGCCCGCTCAATCTGAACCATATCGGGGCGGCATGGAACCGGACCAGCGACGAGTTGGCTGCCTTGGCCGCCGATGTCGCATCCCGCGCGTTCCCCCCCGAATGCACCAAGGAATTGCTGGCATCATTCACGTTCGACGGCAGCGGCTCCGAGGCCTGGAAGGAATCCGGCTCGACGGGCATGGTATTGCAGCCCGTTGCGGACCGGCCGCAACCGGAGATTGTCGAAGGGGGACCATCGGGCGCGGGCAGTTTTCTGCGCCTTCCCCATGGCGCCCATCTCGAGGCCACTGACCAGCAGCACGTGCTTGATGTAAGCTATTGCCCGCTGCTCGTCGAGGCATGGGTGCGCCACAACGGCCAGCGCGAGCAACAGTACGGCGCCTCCATTTTCAGCTACGGTCTCGGCGGCGGGTTTCGACTCGGCATCAATCACAAGGGGGAGGTCCTGTTTACGCTCTACGGAATCGGCGAGACCGCCGGAACCCATTCCATCGTTCCTCCCGACGGCCAATGGCATCATGTTGCAGTGAATTTCCATGACGGCCGGTACGTGGACAGCTACGTCGACGGCAAATTCACCGAGCGGCTCGAACTCCGCGGCTGTCCGGGCCACCCGGCTACGCCCCTGATCCGCGTCGGCAACGAAATTGGACTGGTTACCCCGTTCATCGGCGACATCGACCGGATCCGCGTCAGCCGCGGGCTGTTCAACGCAGACGAGCTTGACAGCACGCCCGCTCCTTAA
- a CDS encoding YifB family Mg chelatase-like AAA ATPase, producing MREKTSAEQRKLTALLKRDHTLFGGVLLGLDGYIIEIQARATEILRHPRPWRSAVSVTGMARGSILESWDRIAGAFAKFEIPEPEVGILINLTPADLPKEGALLDLPMAIIALQAAGILPDLHEAWESKYIVVGEVGLHGEIRRVPGILSIAAATKAGQNLVVPAGNERECALIVAAPGHQGCTISAVSSLKQVIDFFSGKSELTNVLSSRVEFEDFIPKCTDIGSIKGQDRAKEAALIAASGGHNLLLIGPPGEGKSLLASAIPGILPRLSNEEVVELTRIYSAYGAFDRDGLVVSRRPMRSIHHSASKQSLIGGGSKQPKPGEITLSHLGVLFLDEIAEFSKSTLDSLRQPMEEGCVRISRVGVSIEYPCRFTLVAAMNPCPCGFYGDELRCRCTEQEVKKYQKKISGPILDRIDLQVDLKPLTTDERFSETDPNLRKQYRARVERARRRQNERFSGTQIPFNAAMPGGRIREFCQFTDEAFDRYRRIIDQNTLSTRAMDRVAKVSRTIADLYDGDEIAPEHVARAAAYVLGGSAKAALH from the coding sequence ATGCGCGAGAAAACTTCGGCTGAGCAAAGAAAACTCACTGCTCTTCTCAAGAGAGATCACACACTTTTCGGGGGCGTCCTTCTCGGATTGGACGGCTACATCATTGAAATCCAAGCCCGAGCAACTGAGATACTCCGCCACCCTCGACCTTGGAGGTCAGCAGTTTCGGTGACAGGCATGGCGCGAGGAAGCATTCTGGAATCATGGGACCGGATAGCGGGTGCCTTCGCAAAGTTCGAGATACCTGAACCCGAAGTAGGCATACTGATTAACCTGACCCCTGCGGACTTGCCAAAAGAGGGAGCACTACTCGACCTGCCGATGGCTATCATAGCACTCCAGGCTGCCGGTATTTTGCCTGACCTCCACGAAGCCTGGGAGAGCAAGTACATCGTGGTTGGCGAAGTAGGTCTACACGGGGAGATTCGCCGTGTTCCGGGTATTCTTTCAATTGCAGCGGCGACAAAGGCCGGGCAGAATCTGGTCGTTCCCGCTGGCAATGAGCGGGAATGTGCCCTTATCGTCGCTGCTCCAGGACACCAAGGATGCACCATTTCCGCAGTATCGAGTCTAAAGCAAGTCATTGATTTTTTTAGTGGAAAGAGCGAACTGACGAACGTACTCTCGTCACGTGTGGAATTTGAAGACTTCATTCCGAAATGCACCGATATCGGGAGTATCAAAGGGCAGGACCGGGCGAAGGAGGCGGCGCTGATTGCGGCCTCCGGCGGGCACAATCTGCTACTTATCGGGCCTCCAGGCGAGGGCAAATCGTTGCTGGCGAGCGCCATTCCTGGCATTCTCCCGCGGCTCTCGAATGAGGAAGTTGTCGAACTCACCCGCATCTATTCGGCGTATGGTGCATTCGACCGCGACGGTCTTGTCGTGAGCCGCCGCCCGATGCGGAGTATTCATCATTCGGCCTCGAAACAATCTCTGATCGGCGGAGGCAGCAAACAGCCTAAGCCGGGCGAAATCACACTCAGTCACTTGGGCGTGTTATTCCTAGACGAGATTGCAGAATTTAGTAAATCGACCCTCGATAGCCTCCGACAACCCATGGAAGAGGGTTGCGTACGGATTTCCCGTGTAGGCGTCTCCATCGAATATCCATGCCGATTCACACTTGTTGCGGCAATGAACCCCTGCCCGTGCGGATTCTACGGCGATGAACTTCGTTGCCGGTGTACGGAACAGGAAGTGAAGAAGTACCAGAAGAAGATCTCCGGGCCGATTCTCGATCGAATCGATCTCCAGGTTGACCTGAAGCCTCTCACAACCGATGAACGATTCAGTGAGACGGATCCCAATTTGCGTAAACAGTACCGGGCGAGAGTCGAGCGGGCGCGGCGACGACAGAACGAGCGCTTCAGTGGCACCCAAATCCCCTTCAATGCGGCTATGCCAGGAGGAAGGATTCGCGAGTTTTGCCAATTCACTGATGAGGCATTCGATCGCTATCGGAGAATCATCGACCAGAACACGCTTTCTACGCGGGCGATGGACCGTGTTGCCAAAGTTTCGCGAACCATAGCTGACCTCTACGACGGGGACGAAATAGCGCCTGAGCATGTGGCGCGGGCGGCGGCGTACGTACTTGGGGGAAGCGCAAAGGCTGCCCTGCACTAG